In the genome of Halostella limicola, one region contains:
- a CDS encoding triphosphoribosyl-dephospho-CoA synthase, whose amino-acid sequence MRTPAQNAELALLLEVAGTPKPGNVDREREYPDLRFEHFLAGAVGARDGLDAAADGAPVGEAFESAVEGMSQQRGGNTQFGALLLLTPLVRAAEDLTPDAVTAVVEDTTVEDAANFYRAFDHVDVFAGDLPADADALDVRRGSDAVPEVRERGLTLYEVIAESADRDGVAREWVDGFERTFRAADRIADGEGPVPGRAAETFLWLLSRRPDTFVAKQHGPEAARSVMVRAQEAREDGPQLVDAFAESLVESGVNPGTTADIVAAGLFVALERDGIEV is encoded by the coding sequence ATGAGAACGCCGGCGCAGAACGCCGAACTCGCCCTTCTGCTCGAAGTCGCGGGGACGCCGAAACCGGGCAACGTCGACCGCGAGCGCGAGTACCCGGACCTGCGGTTCGAACACTTCCTTGCGGGCGCAGTGGGCGCCCGCGACGGCCTCGACGCGGCGGCCGACGGCGCGCCCGTCGGGGAGGCCTTCGAAAGCGCGGTCGAGGGGATGAGCCAGCAGCGCGGCGGCAACACGCAGTTCGGGGCGCTGCTGCTCCTGACGCCGCTCGTCCGCGCGGCGGAGGACCTCACTCCCGACGCCGTCACCGCGGTCGTCGAGGACACGACGGTCGAGGACGCCGCGAACTTCTACCGCGCGTTCGACCACGTCGACGTGTTCGCCGGCGACCTGCCGGCGGACGCCGACGCGCTGGACGTGCGCCGCGGGAGCGACGCCGTCCCCGAAGTGCGCGAACGCGGCCTGACGCTGTACGAGGTGATAGCGGAGAGCGCCGACCGCGACGGCGTCGCCCGCGAGTGGGTCGACGGCTTCGAGCGGACGTTCCGCGCGGCCGACCGCATCGCCGACGGCGAGGGGCCGGTCCCGGGGCGCGCCGCCGAGACGTTCCTCTGGCTGCTCTCGCGCCGACCGGACACGTTCGTCGCAAAGCAGCACGGGCCGGAGGCGGCCCGGAGCGTCATGGTCCGCGCGCAGGAGGCGCGGGAGGACGGCCCCCAGCTCGTCGACGCGTTCGCGGAGTCGCTCGTCGAGTCCGGCGTCAACCCCGGGACGACGGCGGATATCGTCGCCGCCGGCCTGTTCGTCGCGCTCGAACGCGACGGGATCGAGGTATGA
- a CDS encoding tRNA-dihydrouridine synthase: MFSPRVALASLSGEADAEWARAADEFAGAAFLGGIALDERSRAAARDMVESRDRTEFLPPDPLAFIDEQLAALDDAPLLTGFNVRSATPEPVREAAAVCAAHDAVLEVNAHCRQEELCAAGCGQTLLRDTDRVCEYVRAAAETDATVSVKVRTEVGGVDLPETARRIDEAGADVVHVDAMDSERVVADVVEATDAFVIANNGVRDRETVAEYVEHGADAVSVGRPSDDPAVLSRVRAAADDLLAPEAHS, encoded by the coding sequence GTGTTCTCGCCCCGCGTCGCCCTGGCGAGCCTCAGCGGCGAGGCCGACGCCGAGTGGGCCCGCGCGGCCGACGAGTTCGCGGGCGCCGCCTTCCTCGGCGGCATCGCGCTGGACGAGCGCTCCCGCGCGGCCGCCCGCGACATGGTCGAGAGCCGCGACCGGACCGAGTTCCTGCCGCCGGACCCGCTCGCGTTCATCGACGAGCAACTGGCGGCGCTCGACGACGCGCCGCTGCTGACGGGGTTCAACGTCCGGAGCGCGACCCCGGAACCGGTCCGCGAGGCGGCCGCGGTCTGTGCCGCCCACGACGCCGTCCTCGAAGTCAACGCCCACTGCCGGCAGGAGGAACTCTGCGCCGCCGGCTGCGGCCAGACGCTCCTGCGCGACACGGACCGGGTCTGCGAGTACGTCCGCGCGGCGGCGGAGACCGACGCGACGGTGAGCGTGAAAGTCCGCACCGAGGTCGGCGGCGTCGACCTGCCCGAGACCGCTCGCCGGATCGACGAGGCGGGGGCCGACGTCGTCCACGTGGACGCGATGGACTCCGAGCGCGTCGTCGCCGACGTGGTCGAGGCGACGGACGCGTTCGTGATCGCCAACAACGGCGTGCGCGACCGGGAGACCGTCGCCGAGTACGTCGAGCACGGCGCGGACGCCGTCAGCGTCGGCCGGCCGAGCGATGACCCGGCGGTGCTGTCGCGCGTCCGCGCGGCTGCGGACGACCTCCTCGCGCCGGAAGCCCACTCCTAA
- the cofD gene encoding 2-phospho-L-lactate transferase, which produces MVTFLSGGTGTPKLLDGAAAAFSPDDTTVVANTGDDVELGGLMVCPDLDTLLFQGAGILDRESWWGIGGDTERTHSALGDIAGAMGLETGPQYLPDDLQTAGRDLAAWRRFSGVAEFMTIGDRDRAVHITRTSLLDRGETLSEVTETFADGFDLSVDLLPMSDDPVASLIHTPDGKMHFQEYWVARRGEPEVEQVEFRGASAAEPAPGVLDALEDDVVIGPSNPVTSIGPMLSIEGIGGKLQETTVVAVSPFVEDEVFSGPAGDLMEAVGGEPSTAGLTTAYPFADAFVLDEDDGTEFDRPVVRTDTEINGREDAARVAKATAKALEEAKATEVA; this is translated from the coding sequence ATGGTGACGTTTCTCTCGGGCGGCACCGGCACGCCGAAGCTCCTCGACGGTGCCGCCGCCGCGTTCTCGCCGGACGACACGACAGTGGTCGCGAACACGGGCGACGACGTCGAACTCGGCGGGCTGATGGTCTGTCCCGACCTCGACACCCTCCTCTTTCAGGGGGCAGGGATCCTGGACCGGGAAAGCTGGTGGGGGATCGGCGGCGACACGGAGCGCACGCACAGCGCGCTCGGCGACATCGCCGGCGCGATGGGCCTCGAAACGGGGCCGCAGTACCTCCCCGACGACCTGCAGACCGCCGGCAGGGACCTGGCCGCGTGGCGCAGGTTCTCCGGCGTCGCGGAGTTCATGACGATCGGCGACCGCGACCGCGCGGTCCACATCACCCGGACGAGCCTGCTCGACCGGGGGGAGACGCTCTCCGAGGTGACCGAGACGTTCGCGGACGGGTTCGACCTCTCCGTCGACCTCCTGCCGATGAGCGACGACCCGGTCGCGAGCCTCATCCACACGCCCGACGGGAAGATGCACTTTCAGGAGTACTGGGTCGCTCGCCGCGGCGAACCCGAGGTCGAGCAGGTGGAGTTCCGCGGCGCGTCGGCGGCCGAGCCCGCGCCGGGTGTCCTCGACGCGCTGGAGGACGACGTCGTGATCGGCCCGTCGAACCCGGTGACGAGCATCGGACCGATGCTCTCTATCGAGGGCATCGGGGGGAAGCTCCAGGAGACGACCGTCGTCGCCGTCTCGCCGTTCGTCGAGGACGAGGTGTTCTCAGGCCCCGCCGGGGACCTCATGGAGGCCGTCGGCGGCGAGCCGTCGACCGCGGGCCTGACGACGGCGTACCCCTTCGCCGACGCGTTCGTCCTCGACGAGGACGACGGCACGGAGTTCGACCGCCCGGTCGTCCGCACGGACACGGAGATAAACGGGCGCGAGGACGCCGCCCGGGTCGCGAAGGCGACGGCGAAGGCCCTGGAGGAGGCGAAGGCGACGGAGGTCGCGTAG
- the ligA gene encoding ATP-dependent DNA ligase LigA, whose protein sequence is MEFDEFAERAGEIEAEAADLETVDLVTDLLAAAGDDLPTVTRFVQGRVFPAWESTTLDIGPNYCYEAIARAAGQNVSADDVEDRLAERGEIGDVAASYDFGGQRGLGAFAGGEEAGLTVGEVADELETLATAEGEGSQDRKIDLLFGLFNRCDPEEARYVARIVLSEMRIGVGEGTVRDAVAQAFDVPVESVERALQVSNDYGRVAVVARDEGEEGLDAMHLDVGRPVQSMLAQAGTVSGALEDWEEAAVEWKYDGARVQLHHDPEGETCVFSRNMEDVTGALPEVVEFADERVDEPVILDGEVVAVDEDGDPLPFQEVLRRFRRKHDVAAAREEVAVRPVFFDCLHRGGDDLLDAPLTERHAELTEVLGGGEGLSKLWVTDDPDEIADVEADSLESGHEGIMLKNPDSAYSPGRRGKNWRKRKPDVETLDLVVTGAEWGEGRRANFLGTFLLSARTEDVSEQGSDARETSSHGGYETLGKVATGITDEELEELTELLEPHVLSEDGQDVDVEPAVVFEVGYEEIQESPTYSSGYALRFPRFLAVRDDVDPDDADSLERVERLAEQQ, encoded by the coding sequence ATGGAGTTCGACGAGTTCGCCGAGCGCGCCGGAGAGATAGAGGCCGAGGCGGCCGACCTCGAAACCGTCGACCTGGTGACCGACCTGCTCGCGGCGGCCGGCGACGACCTGCCGACCGTCACCCGGTTCGTCCAGGGCCGGGTCTTCCCCGCGTGGGAGTCGACGACGCTCGACATCGGCCCGAACTACTGCTACGAGGCCATCGCCCGGGCCGCCGGACAGAACGTCTCCGCGGACGACGTCGAGGACCGCCTGGCGGAGCGCGGCGAGATCGGGGACGTGGCCGCCAGCTACGACTTCGGCGGGCAGCGGGGGCTCGGCGCGTTCGCCGGCGGCGAGGAGGCCGGCCTCACGGTCGGCGAGGTGGCCGACGAACTGGAGACGCTGGCCACTGCCGAGGGGGAAGGGAGTCAGGACAGGAAGATCGACCTCCTGTTCGGCCTGTTCAACCGGTGCGATCCGGAGGAGGCCCGCTACGTCGCGCGCATCGTCCTCTCGGAGATGCGCATCGGCGTCGGGGAGGGCACCGTCCGGGACGCCGTCGCGCAGGCGTTCGACGTGCCGGTCGAGTCCGTCGAGCGCGCCCTTCAGGTGTCGAACGACTACGGCCGCGTCGCGGTGGTCGCCCGCGACGAGGGCGAGGAGGGGCTGGACGCGATGCACCTCGACGTCGGCCGTCCCGTGCAGTCGATGCTGGCGCAGGCAGGCACCGTCTCGGGGGCGCTGGAGGACTGGGAGGAGGCCGCGGTGGAGTGGAAGTACGACGGTGCGCGGGTACAACTACACCACGACCCCGAGGGCGAGACGTGCGTCTTCTCCCGCAACATGGAGGACGTGACTGGCGCGCTCCCCGAGGTCGTCGAGTTCGCCGATGAGCGCGTCGACGAACCGGTCATCCTCGACGGCGAAGTCGTCGCCGTCGACGAGGACGGCGATCCGCTCCCCTTCCAGGAGGTCCTGCGGCGCTTCCGACGCAAGCACGACGTCGCCGCCGCCCGCGAGGAGGTCGCGGTGCGGCCGGTCTTCTTCGACTGTCTGCACCGCGGCGGCGACGACCTGCTCGACGCGCCGCTGACGGAGCGTCACGCGGAACTGACCGAGGTGCTCGGCGGCGGCGAGGGTCTCTCGAAGCTCTGGGTCACCGACGACCCCGACGAGATAGCCGATGTCGAGGCCGACTCCCTGGAGTCGGGGCACGAGGGGATCATGCTGAAGAACCCCGACTCGGCGTACTCGCCGGGCCGCCGCGGGAAGAACTGGCGCAAGCGCAAGCCCGACGTGGAGACGCTCGACCTCGTCGTCACCGGCGCGGAGTGGGGCGAGGGGCGCCGCGCGAACTTCCTCGGCACCTTCCTGCTCTCGGCGCGGACCGAAGACGTGTCCGAACAGGGTTCGGACGCTCGTGAGACCTCGTCTCACGGTGGGTACGAGACGCTCGGCAAGGTCGCGACGGGCATCACCGACGAGGAACTCGAGGAGCTGACCGAGCTGCTCGAACCCCACGTTCTCTCCGAGGACGGGCAGGACGTGGACGTCGAGCCCGCGGTCGTCTTCGAGGTCGGCTACGAGGAGATACAGGAGTCGCCCACCTACTCATCGGGCTACGCGCTCCGGTTCCCGCGCTTTCTGGCGGTCCGCGACGACGTTGACCCGGACGACGCGGACTCGCTCGAACGCGTGGAGCGACTGGCCGAGCAGCAGTGA